In Vidua chalybeata isolate OUT-0048 chromosome 4, bVidCha1 merged haplotype, whole genome shotgun sequence, the genomic window ACTTTCATGAGAACAGattaaatttcaaatttatcGTCATTGTCTGCAGAACATTTAGTATTCCTTGATGTCTGAGTCTCAAGGAAAACTCCTTTCATTCCCAGGGACAAAAACCTTTCTGCTCAAAAGCTGAAGTGCTAATCAAACTGCCTCAGCCATCAGCGATCAGCTGTACAAGGCAGACAGGAAGCTAGGACTCAGCTTTTCCCAAGAAATCAAATGTCTTTCAGGTGTTCCACTATCACTAAGGTGTGTGTGATAGAGCCACACCCCAGTGTATTTCTGACAGTGTACAGGTAATGCAGTGTTGTAGGTGAAGGGGTTCTGACTGCTGTGCATTGCTGTTCTTATCTCCTGAAGAGCAAGTTTGGGTAAACATCACCGTCCACAATTCTGGAGCATTCTCTACGTGTCTGAGGACTCCAGGCTTCCATTACACAGGATGATCAATGTATTTAAGATTTCTCTTAGCTGTTGCTTACATCTGCTGATGCTACAAAGcctgtttattttgtttcagtctgGACCCCAGAAATTAGAAAGAATTTTAGTTCTGCTGAATGTCTTTCTATTCTGACTATGCTTATAGCACCTGTGTTCAGTCTGGTTTGGACAGAATGGTGTGTACCTGGAAATGATAACCACGTGTTAACAGGAGGTTTatagttttcctcttttttttttttttttttttttaattttttcattttatgcatGCCTTGATACTACAAACCATAGTATGGTCCCAGTTAAAGCACTAAATAAACAAGTTACATGTTCATCACAGGAGGGTTTGATTCCAACACACTGCagagaaagatttctttgtCCTGTTTTTGTTGGTGATGTTGAAATCAAGCATGGTTTGATTTCTTCCTACTTTTACATGGCAGTTAACATCATGATAACAACAAAATTTTGGGGAAGATGAGATTATTTTTGGCAATAACAAAAATCATGTCAGCTGAGAGTTGTATTGGGAAGTAACGCATATTTAATTCTCCAATGAAAGTGCCATTGCTAAGACTTCAGgattcatttttataaaaatctttaaaaatactccaataaactttcagaaatttgtattttccctCAGGTGTCATCATTCCTCCTGGCCTCACTTGTGAGAAGCTTTGAAAGTCAAAGCTTCTGAAATTGTGTGAATGCAATGGTTTTCTTCAGCTTGTCAGTATGATTAACTCAGAAGAGTAGATTTCTGTGATCATGTAACTCTTCTCACTATGGGTAATTTGTGTTATTTTCCAGGATGagtaataaaacattttttcctctccttctctttctgttttcagataCAGCTATGGGATACTGCAGGCCAGGAGCGCTTCAGGAAGAGCATGGTGCAGCACTACTACAGGAATGTCCATGCTGTGGTGTTTGTGTATGATATGACAAACATTGCCAGTTTCCACAGCCTGCCGTCCTGGATAGAGGAATGCAAACAGCACCTTCTTGCCAATGACATACCACGGATTCTGGTTGGAAATAAATGTGACCTGAGAAGTGCTATTCAGGTGCCCACGGACCTGGCCCAGAAGTTTGCTGACACTCACAGCATGCCATTGTTTGAAACCTCTGCCAAGAACCCCAATGACAATGACCATGTGGAGGCCATATTCATGACACTGGCTCACAAGCTTAAAAGTCACAAGCCGTTAATGCTTAGTCAACCCCCAGATCATGATGAAATACATATAAAGCCTGAACCAAAACCTATCACATCCTGCTGGTGTTAGGTCACATTGTCACTGGCTTGTGACACCTAGTCTTGTTTGCAAGTGCTTCAAAATTTTGATCTTTGGCAAAGTTACAGGTTTTGGTAGCAACTATAGCAAATCTCTTTGGcactttaatgtgttttttattttaatttttcctggtGTAGATGTGCCCATCTTATGCTCTTGCACTTTGTAATTGTACTTTCTGAATTACTAAAATTTCACTATAAATATATGGGAACATACTCACTTTGTCAAGTTTTGACAAAGCAATCCTAGTTGAGCTCTTGCTGCCTGAGGTTGTTCTCATCACTTGTGGTAAGATTATAACTCGTGCGCCAGTTCACTAATACTTTTGGTTGCTACTTGTGTTGGAATAATGTAGGAGAAAGAGCCTTTTGTGACAGCCAGGGAACTTGGGTTTTGGGTCAGCAAGCGGGGAGATTTTTGGCATATGAAGGAATATTAGGTGAAGAGTAGGAAATTAGAAAGCAGGTACCTTTTTattgtaaaagcaaaaaaaaaccaggtcTGTCGAAGTTTGGGCTGCCAGTGTCGGTGCAAATTGCTAGGTTTTGGCCTGTCATTCCACTATGAACTTGGTCTGTTTCTTCATGGCAGTGGTAATGGAATTGACTAACTTCTCCCTACCTCTAGACAATTACTTGATACTTAAAaactttgttaatttttcataattagCATGTGATACCAAACTATGTTATGTTAACCCATATTGTGGAAAGTACTGTAGCGCAGGATTTGGGGTAAAGTTGGGGCTCTATCCATGCGTTCTCTGATCTTACTAAAATTAAAtggaatatttctgaaatgtggTGTATTTGAGTTGAGTAAGTAAAAGATTGGGTGAATTTGGCAAAAGCATACTGATTTTCAAAGACAGGATTTGCAGGGCTTTAAGAGATCATGAGTGCTTCTCAGATATCATGAAAAGCCAGCTTGATAACATATTTCAGGAATGGGAATGCTTAGGAATATGGTacattcttaaaatatttccaaacacAAACTAAATTGGGTCTTGAAATATGGAGTAAATCTACCATCTCCATCATCTGTTACAGATTTTCGAGGGAAAGCCTGCATGTATAATGTTGTGACTGTATGTAGGGCATCCTTGGCATTACTGATGTGAGCTAGTAGGGGTAAGATGAGGGAAATTCTTCCTCTTGGACCacctttttctgtgttctcatAGTTGCAACTGCTTCTTTTCAGTTCTATCTGAAGATCAGTTTCTTAACAAAAATGGTGCTAATAGCTGCATAAAGTGAAATGTAAGCATAGAATGCAATCTATGACTTCATTCACGTGCCATGTCAAACAGTGTTTTGTGACTGAGTTTTTGAAGTataaaggaagattttttttttttttttgctttattggCAATGTGTAGCACGTGTTGCTTACTGGAAACTCAATGGAAGGGCTAGTTCAGAAGCTGCCACCCTAATGATTGCTTTAGAAACAAATTACTGAAACAAGATTCCTGTTGTTATGAACTATTACAATTCTTAAGGTGTAATTTCATTGCAgcttatacagaaaaaaaaatgcattggctttttttctagattttgaAGGAGCATTTAATTTGGTCTAATATGATTAAGATGTTTAAAAAGAATCTAAACAAAAGGTAGTACTTTTTCCTGTACAAAGCTGCTTCAATTGTGACAGTATTTTTGCTTAGGAAACATTTGTAAAAGGAAGCTTTTGTATTCACTCTGAACCTTACATGACTAGAATTTACAGTTGTTTCAGAAACAATCACCTTTTTAACACTAGTGTCCTTAAtgatttctttaagaaaattattGATCTTAAATTGATGTTTATACTATGGTAAGTAAATATGGTTTACAGTCCTGCTGGACAGATTGTTTTTCACTCATGTCCTTAATCCTTTTTGTGAGAAGGATCCTTCTTAATTATTTGTATACTAAATATGTCAGCAagttttcatggttttttttttgttttgttttgtttggttggtttggggttttgtttgtttgttttatttgtttgtttgtttttaataaaaatacccTAGAACTAAGAATTTTAAAGTCAGTCGGGTTGGGGGTTGGGGTAAGAAATTCATGTAGCTGCAAGTGT contains:
- the RAB33B gene encoding ras-related protein Rab-33B — encoded protein: MAAGDVESSLELSLTGSGALPGALPPARSRIFKIIVIGDSNVGKTCLTYRFCAGRFPQRTEATIGVDFRERAVTIDGERIKIQLWDTAGQERFRKSMVQHYYRNVHAVVFVYDMTNIASFHSLPSWIEECKQHLLANDIPRILVGNKCDLRSAIQVPTDLAQKFADTHSMPLFETSAKNPNDNDHVEAIFMTLAHKLKSHKPLMLSQPPDHDEIHIKPEPKPITSCWC